In one Sphingomonas sanguinis genomic region, the following are encoded:
- a CDS encoding baseplate assembly protein, producing the protein MAANPSTTVDLSRLDRPTIVAPVDYEATLARMIARVKAILPSFDATVDSDPAVKVLQVAAYVQILDQQDFNERLVSRLVAYATGATLDHIGAAIGVARLTLTPANPANGIPAVMEDDESFRARIVLGPEKFAAAGPELAYVAHAKDASAQVLDASATSPAPGEVRITVLSRQGDGTASADLLAAVRAIVADPAIRPLGDLVSVATATLIPFTVTARLWTFAGPDAALVVATARASLDAYLARSRKLGRNITLSGLCAALTVEGVQRVVLDAPVAEIVCDATQAARCIAITVTHAGYDE; encoded by the coding sequence ATGGCCGCCAATCCCTCCACCACCGTCGATCTGTCGCGTCTCGATCGCCCGACCATCGTGGCGCCGGTCGATTATGAGGCGACGCTGGCTCGCATGATCGCACGGGTGAAGGCGATCCTGCCCAGCTTCGACGCGACGGTCGACAGCGACCCTGCGGTGAAGGTCCTTCAGGTCGCCGCCTATGTTCAGATCCTGGATCAGCAGGATTTCAACGAGCGCCTGGTATCGCGCCTGGTCGCCTATGCGACGGGCGCGACGCTCGACCATATCGGCGCCGCGATCGGCGTCGCCCGTCTGACCCTGACCCCGGCCAATCCCGCCAACGGCATCCCCGCCGTCATGGAGGATGACGAGAGCTTTCGCGCCCGCATCGTCCTGGGCCCCGAAAAATTCGCGGCGGCCGGGCCCGAGCTGGCCTATGTCGCTCATGCCAAGGACGCCAGCGCCCAGGTGCTCGACGCCAGCGCCACGTCCCCGGCGCCGGGCGAGGTCCGGATCACCGTCCTGTCGCGGCAAGGTGACGGCACCGCCTCGGCGGATCTGCTGGCGGCGGTGCGCGCGATCGTCGCCGATCCCGCCATCCGGCCGCTCGGCGACCTGGTCAGCGTCGCCACTGCCACTCTGATCCCCTTCACGGTGACCGCACGGCTCTGGACCTTCGCCGGACCCGATGCCGCCCTGGTCGTGGCCACCGCCCGCGCCAGCCTCGACGCTTATCTCGCCCGCTCCCGCAAGCTCGGTCGCAATATCACCCTGTCTGGCCTGTGCGCCGCGCTGACCGTCGAAGGGGTCCAGCGCGTCGTGCTGGACGCGCCGGTTGCCGAGATCGTCTGTGACGCCACCCAGGCGGCCCGCTGTATCGCCATCACCGTCACCCATGCGGGCTATGATGAATAG
- a CDS encoding glycoside hydrolase family protein: MTYDRARLAREIARDEGDKLTVYRCTQGFRTIGKGRNLDTVGISPAETAALGLTVASCLARGITQAQSDALFGNDIARTEADLDRHMPWWRQLDPVRQRVMLNMCFNLGIGYPPTRTRKGVGLRAFVNTLPAIERGDWPRAVAGMRASLWHRQVGDRAERLEAMMLTGKDPR, from the coding sequence ATGACTTACGACCGCGCCCGCCTGGCGCGCGAGATCGCGCGTGACGAAGGCGACAAGCTGACCGTCTACCGCTGCACCCAAGGCTTCCGTACGATCGGCAAGGGCCGCAACCTCGACACGGTCGGGATCTCGCCCGCTGAGACGGCCGCGCTGGGCCTCACCGTGGCGAGCTGCCTCGCACGCGGTATCACCCAGGCCCAGAGCGATGCCCTTTTTGGCAATGACATCGCCCGCACGGAAGCGGATCTCGATCGCCACATGCCCTGGTGGCGCCAGCTGGATCCCGTTCGCCAGCGGGTGATGCTCAATATGTGCTTCAATCTGGGCATTGGCTATCCGCCGACCCGGACCCGCAAAGGGGTAGGCCTGCGCGCCTTCGTCAATACCTTGCCCGCGATCGAACGTGGCGATTGGCCGCGCGCGGTCGCCGGGATGCGCGCATCGCTCTGGCACCGCCAGGTCGGTGACCGCGCCGAGCGGCTGGAGGCGATGATGCTGACCGGAAAGGACCCCCGATGA
- a CDS encoding head completion/stabilization protein: MSATFIPTVLPGDPAPVVTPPAPIVTGGWFPPIDPALFRDEQRVDANAITDARVRQALISAIIRVGRDLEDWRLTQVTAGFATLDQVPALRIDDQSELAILYRRAVFTAAKAEIVERFVDVDLTGRGEREASQLDPTVAELRRDSVHAVREILGVGRMTVDLI, encoded by the coding sequence ATGAGCGCGACCTTCATCCCTACCGTACTGCCCGGCGATCCCGCGCCCGTGGTCACCCCGCCCGCGCCGATCGTCACGGGCGGGTGGTTCCCGCCCATCGACCCCGCGCTTTTCCGCGATGAGCAGCGCGTCGACGCCAATGCGATCACTGACGCCCGCGTCCGCCAGGCGCTGATCTCGGCGATCATCCGGGTGGGTCGCGACTTGGAGGATTGGCGGCTGACCCAAGTGACGGCGGGCTTCGCCACACTCGATCAGGTGCCAGCGCTGCGGATCGATGACCAGTCCGAACTGGCGATCCTATACCGCCGCGCCGTCTTCACCGCCGCCAAGGCTGAGATCGTCGAGCGCTTCGTCGACGTGGACCTAACCGGGCGTGGCGAGCGTGAGGCCAGCCAGCTCGATCCCACCGTCGCCGAGCTGAGGCGCGACTCGGTCCATGCCGTGCGCGAAATCCTCGGCGTCGGGCGCATGACCGTGGACCTGATCTGA
- a CDS encoding terminase large subunit domain-containing protein translates to MDKLPPDHDMPLPASTMPIPVDAKRQARSLYWRGWGVTQVANELGLKRATVESWKQRDRWDEAPSLSKIEDALECRLNTLIAKDNKTGGDFKEIDLLMRQVVAGARVRRYQAPGGHEGDLNEKVANRNAGERKDRAPANHFTADQIARLEEIFHEENFEYNELWWENRHQRTRMVLKSRQIGATFYFAREALLDALKGGGNQIFLSASKNQAHVFKNYIIEFAARVGVKLKGDPIVVSAEGLPEDKPTAKLIFLGTNARTAQGYTGNFYFDEFFWTFGFEELNKVAKAMASHKHWRKTYLSTPSTVAHQAYSLWTGAAYNRRRKKADQVAIDVSYDALKAGQLGADRIWRHMLTLEDAAAQGCDLFDLAEVRDENAPDEYANLYGCQFVDDSLSAFKFNELQRCTVDADVDWRDINLLADRPVGEREVWAGYDPQESTDGDNAALVIALPPDGPNEKFRLIEKHQLRGADFQEQVEFILARLKRYNCTYVGVDASGVGAGVYQILKDRHRGVVKIQYSLESKTQMVMKAQHTISRGRVEFDGGWTDLQSAFLSIKKALTQSGKAITFKASRADDTGHADMAWAAMHIFINEPLDGQTRPKTRMEILGDEEDQDPSHDVGGEDFDGEYGYLRRHERAGGRRSGGHGCLYLRGPGVGARPAHPARYGHAGVSQRPLVRTAHLPRRLGAVVQCVAAPQQRHPAQAQYRRQRA, encoded by the coding sequence ATGGACAAGCTCCCGCCCGATCATGACATGCCGCTGCCCGCGTCGACGATGCCGATCCCGGTCGACGCGAAGCGCCAGGCGCGCAGCCTGTATTGGCGTGGGTGGGGCGTCACCCAGGTCGCCAACGAGCTGGGGCTGAAGCGGGCGACGGTCGAAAGCTGGAAGCAGCGCGATCGATGGGACGAGGCGCCGTCGCTGTCCAAGATCGAGGACGCGCTGGAATGCCGCCTCAACACGCTGATCGCCAAGGACAATAAGACAGGCGGCGATTTCAAGGAAATCGACCTGCTGATGCGCCAGGTCGTGGCGGGTGCGCGTGTCCGGCGATATCAGGCGCCGGGCGGGCATGAGGGCGACCTGAACGAGAAGGTCGCCAATCGCAATGCGGGCGAGCGCAAGGACAGGGCCCCGGCCAATCACTTCACCGCCGATCAGATCGCGCGGCTGGAGGAAATCTTCCACGAAGAGAATTTCGAATATAATGAGTTGTGGTGGGAGAACAGGCACCAGCGCACGCGCATGGTGCTCAAGTCGCGCCAGATCGGTGCGACCTTCTATTTCGCGCGCGAAGCACTGCTCGACGCGTTAAAGGGCGGTGGCAACCAGATATTCCTGTCCGCGTCAAAAAATCAGGCGCATGTCTTCAAGAATTACATCATCGAATTTGCGGCGCGGGTCGGCGTCAAGCTGAAGGGCGATCCGATCGTCGTCTCGGCCGAGGGTCTGCCCGAGGATAAGCCGACCGCCAAGCTGATCTTCCTGGGCACCAATGCGCGCACCGCGCAGGGGTATACCGGCAATTTCTATTTCGACGAATTTTTCTGGACGTTCGGGTTCGAGGAGCTGAACAAGGTCGCCAAGGCGATGGCCAGCCACAAGCATTGGCGGAAGACGTATCTGTCGACCCCGTCGACGGTGGCGCACCAGGCCTATTCGCTGTGGACCGGCGCGGCCTATAACCGGCGCCGGAAAAAGGCGGACCAAGTCGCGATCGATGTCAGCTATGACGCGCTGAAGGCGGGGCAGCTCGGCGCCGATCGGATCTGGCGCCACATGCTGACGCTGGAGGATGCGGCCGCGCAGGGGTGCGACCTTTTCGACCTGGCCGAGGTGCGGGACGAAAATGCGCCCGACGAATATGCCAATCTGTACGGGTGCCAATTCGTCGACGACTCCTTGAGCGCCTTCAAATTCAATGAGCTACAGCGCTGCACGGTCGATGCCGATGTCGACTGGCGCGATATCAATCTGCTCGCCGATCGGCCGGTCGGCGAGCGGGAGGTCTGGGCGGGCTATGATCCGCAGGAAAGCACGGACGGCGACAATGCCGCTCTGGTCATCGCCCTGCCCCCGGACGGGCCGAATGAAAAATTCCGCCTGATCGAAAAGCACCAACTGCGCGGCGCGGACTTCCAGGAGCAGGTCGAATTCATCCTGGCCCGCCTGAAGCGCTACAATTGCACCTATGTCGGGGTCGACGCCTCGGGCGTCGGTGCTGGCGTCTATCAGATCCTGAAGGATCGGCATCGCGGCGTCGTCAAGATCCAGTATTCGCTGGAGAGCAAGACGCAGATGGTCATGAAGGCGCAGCACACGATCTCGCGCGGTCGCGTCGAATTCGACGGCGGGTGGACCGACCTGCAATCCGCATTCCTGTCGATCAAAAAGGCGCTGACCCAGTCTGGCAAGGCGATCACCTTCAAGGCCAGCCGCGCCGACGATACCGGCCATGCCGACATGGCGTGGGCGGCGATGCATATTTTCATCAATGAGCCGCTCGACGGTCAGACCCGACCCAAGACGCGCATGGAGATCCTCGGTGACGAAGAAGACCAAGATCCGTCGCATGACGTCGGCGGAGAAGATTTCGACGGCGAATATGGCTATCTCCGACGGCACGAACGGGCAGGCGGTCGCCGATCGGGCGGGCATGGATGCCTTTACCTTCGGGGACCCGGAGTCGGTGCTCGACCGGCGCACCCTGCTCGATACGGTCATGCAGGTGTATCGCAACGACCGCTGGTACGAACCGCCCATCTCCCGCGACGGCTTGGCGCGGTCGTTCAATGCGTCGCCGCACCACAGCAGCGCCATCCTGCTCAAGCGCAATATCGTCGTCAGCGAGCTTAG
- a CDS encoding phage virion morphogenesis protein, whose amino-acid sequence MSEDFAPIEQLAGNLLQSLSAPERRSLLRKLARALRATQSERIGRQHNPDGSAYVARRPRRELKPGNFAVKFLYPKGDANARLVFMKSWVRQGPLLTGFDAEAGAIRSFFWDKVDRFLPVEPEDQNKAAGKLRRRGNIRRQAMFRKLRSGRFLRSGATDSEAWIGFTGRASMIASIHQDGKMDAPKLGGRQIRYAQRGLLGLTERERGLAIDMLLDHVASR is encoded by the coding sequence ATGAGCGAGGATTTCGCCCCCATCGAGCAACTGGCGGGCAATCTGCTGCAAAGCCTGTCGGCGCCGGAGCGCCGGTCCCTGCTCCGCAAGTTGGCCCGCGCGTTACGCGCCACCCAGTCGGAGCGGATCGGTCGGCAGCACAATCCCGACGGATCGGCCTATGTCGCCCGCCGTCCCCGCCGCGAGCTAAAGCCGGGCAATTTTGCGGTGAAATTCCTGTACCCCAAGGGCGATGCCAATGCCCGCCTGGTCTTCATGAAATCATGGGTGCGCCAAGGACCGCTCCTGACCGGCTTCGACGCTGAGGCGGGCGCGATCCGCTCCTTTTTCTGGGACAAGGTCGACCGCTTCCTGCCCGTCGAGCCCGAGGATCAGAATAAGGCGGCGGGAAAGCTTCGCCGTCGCGGCAATATCCGCCGCCAGGCGATGTTCCGCAAACTGCGCTCCGGCCGCTTCCTGCGCTCCGGTGCCACGGACAGCGAGGCCTGGATCGGCTTCACCGGCCGCGCCTCCATGATTGCGTCTATCCACCAGGACGGCAAGATGGATGCGCCGAAGCTGGGCGGTCGCCAGATCCGCTATGCCCAGCGCGGGCTGCTCGGCCTGACCGAGCGGGAACGCGGGCTGGCGATCGACATGCTGCTCGATCACGTCGCCAGCCGCTAA
- a CDS encoding tail protein X, which yields MDQLRARAGDTLDALIWRARGLGPDDLPAVLALNPGLAALGPVLPIGTPVTLPDAPPATRQRDVVQLWT from the coding sequence ATGGACCAGCTGCGCGCCCGCGCCGGTGACACGCTCGACGCGCTGATCTGGCGCGCACGCGGCCTCGGCCCCGACGATCTGCCCGCCGTGCTTGCCCTCAATCCCGGCCTCGCCGCGCTCGGGCCCGTGCTGCCGATCGGCACCCCCGTGACCCTTCCCGACGCCCCGCCCGCCACACGGCAGCGCGATGTCGTCCAGCTTTGGACCTGA
- a CDS encoding phage tail protein, which translates to MKKVDALRALLVRSVPALTADPSKLAIFVDRGRVGARLGNLSFEYRYSVNLVLLDYAGDQDAVIVPIIAWIAEHQPELLQRQDSEPFGFESEWLAQDKQDLSITIDLTERVAVQRVAGGVTIEHLADTLPPDIFPGAEDARLWQGLAEDLAAGETAIVAAR; encoded by the coding sequence GTGAAGAAGGTCGACGCCCTCCGCGCGCTGCTGGTCCGCTCCGTCCCCGCACTGACGGCCGATCCGTCCAAGCTGGCGATCTTCGTCGATCGCGGACGGGTCGGCGCGCGGCTGGGCAATCTCTCTTTCGAATATCGCTACAGCGTCAATCTGGTGCTCCTGGATTATGCGGGCGACCAGGATGCGGTGATCGTGCCGATCATCGCCTGGATCGCCGAGCATCAGCCTGAACTGCTCCAGCGCCAGGACAGCGAGCCCTTCGGCTTCGAAAGCGAATGGCTCGCCCAGGACAAGCAGGACCTGTCGATCACGATCGACCTGACCGAGCGGGTGGCGGTCCAGCGGGTGGCAGGCGGCGTCACCATCGAACACCTTGCAGACACCCTGCCCCCCGACATCTTCCCCGGCGCCGAGGATGCCCGGCTCTGGCAGGGCCTTGCCGAGGATCTGGCCGCAGGCGAGACGGCGATCGTCGCAGCCCGATGA
- a CDS encoding phage major capsid protein, P2 family, which yields MKNNTRTAFNAMLGQIATINGVESDVVRGEKQFSVAPAVEQKLEEVIQQSSEFLGKINIIPVDAQEGAKVGMGVTRPIASRTLTNAATGVRRKPIDPTDTSDRGRYFCAQTNSDTAIKYGKLDMWAHKPEFQTLYRNTIVAQQGRDRIMIGWNGVARADTTDIVAFPLLQDVNFGWLYKIRYYAPARHMAGGALTPATRDATTGRVTVAGKIYVAQGTPGTDVDFVNIDALVTDAIEVMDEWHRDDTDLVVIVGRDLVSDRFLNVINAAGDKATEMEARNRILTLPKQVGGKTAVLVPFFPANAILVTKLDNLSIYVQNGSRRRTIREEPEYDQVADYQSVNESYVVEDYGCAVLIENIQQSKKA from the coding sequence ATGAAGAATAATACCCGCACCGCCTTCAATGCGATGCTCGGCCAGATCGCCACCATCAATGGCGTCGAGTCCGATGTCGTGCGCGGCGAAAAGCAATTCTCGGTCGCTCCCGCCGTCGAGCAGAAGCTGGAGGAGGTGATCCAGCAGTCGAGCGAATTCCTCGGCAAGATCAATATCATCCCCGTGGATGCGCAGGAAGGTGCGAAGGTCGGCATGGGCGTCACCCGCCCGATCGCCAGCCGCACCCTGACCAATGCCGCCACCGGCGTGCGCCGCAAGCCCATCGACCCCACCGACACCAGCGACCGGGGTCGCTACTTCTGCGCCCAGACCAACTCGGACACGGCGATCAAGTACGGCAAGTTGGACATGTGGGCGCACAAGCCCGAGTTCCAGACCCTCTATCGCAACACGATCGTCGCCCAGCAGGGCCGCGACCGCATCATGATCGGCTGGAACGGCGTCGCCCGCGCCGACACCACCGACATCGTCGCCTTCCCGCTGCTTCAGGACGTCAATTTCGGCTGGCTCTACAAGATCCGCTATTACGCGCCTGCGCGCCACATGGCGGGCGGTGCCCTGACCCCGGCCACCCGCGATGCCACGACCGGCCGCGTCACGGTCGCGGGCAAAATCTACGTCGCCCAGGGCACGCCCGGCACCGATGTCGATTTCGTCAATATCGACGCGCTGGTCACCGACGCGATCGAGGTCATGGATGAATGGCATCGCGACGATACCGACCTGGTCGTGATCGTCGGTCGCGATCTGGTGTCCGACCGCTTCCTCAATGTCATCAATGCGGCGGGCGACAAGGCGACCGAGATGGAGGCGCGCAATCGCATCCTGACGCTGCCGAAGCAGGTCGGCGGCAAGACGGCCGTGCTCGTGCCCTTCTTCCCCGCCAATGCCATCCTCGTGACGAAGCTCGATAATCTGTCGATCTATGTCCAGAACGGTTCCCGCCGACGCACCATCCGCGAAGAGCCGGAATACGACCAGGTCGCCGACTATCAGTCGGTCAACGAGTCCTATGTCGTCGAGGATTACGGCTGCGCCGTCCTCATCGAGAATATTCAGCAGAGCAAGAAGGCCTAA
- a CDS encoding GPO family capsid scaffolding protein: MGTKSKFFRAFVEGNTISDGRTITAAMIDEIVATFNRDTYSPRINVEHIAGYSPEPPFNGYGDVYAVKAQDDDITVAGKTEKRRALYVQVDANDQLLNLAATDQKPYPSVELTPSYAGCGKTGIVGLAFTDNPASIATQRLQFSRSAPGTFHAHGAEAVALEFDAAPIDVTKPDGAIANFFNTLASKFGRPVEEKPKEEPKPKPQPANDNAFDAGNFATEVGKTVAQSIAAAMKPVTDAHAKLAEDFSALQAKLEKAPVDTFSRPPATGGSTAVLTDC; the protein is encoded by the coding sequence ATGGGCACCAAGAGCAAATTTTTCCGCGCCTTCGTCGAAGGCAACACGATCAGCGACGGCCGCACCATCACCGCCGCCATGATCGATGAGATCGTCGCCACCTTCAACCGCGACACCTACAGCCCACGCATCAATGTCGAGCATATCGCGGGCTACAGCCCCGAGCCGCCCTTCAACGGCTATGGCGACGTCTATGCGGTGAAGGCACAGGACGATGACATCACGGTCGCGGGCAAGACCGAAAAGCGCCGCGCTCTCTATGTCCAGGTCGACGCCAATGACCAGCTGCTCAATCTCGCCGCGACCGACCAGAAGCCCTATCCCTCGGTCGAGCTGACCCCGTCCTATGCGGGCTGTGGCAAGACGGGCATCGTCGGGCTGGCCTTCACCGACAATCCCGCCTCGATCGCGACCCAGCGCCTGCAATTTTCGCGCTCGGCGCCGGGCACCTTCCACGCGCACGGCGCCGAGGCGGTCGCCCTGGAATTCGACGCCGCGCCGATCGACGTCACCAAGCCCGACGGCGCCATCGCCAATTTCTTCAATACGCTGGCGTCGAAATTCGGCCGCCCCGTAGAGGAAAAGCCCAAGGAAGAGCCGAAGCCGAAGCCCCAGCCCGCGAACGACAATGCCTTCGACGCGGGCAATTTCGCCACCGAGGTCGGCAAGACCGTCGCCCAGTCGATCGCCGCAGCCATGAAGCCGGTCACCGACGCCCATGCCAAGCTGGCCGAGGATTTCTCGGCACTCCAGGCGAAGCTGGAAAAGGCCCCGGTCGACACCTTCAGCCGCCCGCCCGCCACCGGAGGCAGCACCGCCGTCCTCACCGACTGCTGA
- a CDS encoding SGNH/GDSL hydrolase family protein, with product MVRFLGTQAVGGGQVPGFVPPPIPTFPAAVLARAQRIISTAGTITPIDQVAAIPITVTPGASAGNSLLDPSITFGSDGKYNVQDATRFEQIAGLLAISSGNTRTGQGRISNVTTGTRGSTFGNGVRFRYAGKRFEFFSSGSGKAIVYLTNPATGVRERGRSLDFTTGTNVFVMVDLGSYADRIIEVAQSGSNVWRGFVPESGYDFTLPPARPSKPSIVLIGDSWYAGTLSAPSGQSIADTGVKIGVGSMLGAYLGDENAWISSTGGTGHLFGSPAFRGTSGATAGGYRDRVNPTVAAVGDIDVSLVGARDAIIIRNSLNDNEQSGNTNKPTDAEEREETRLATQAAMAKQPNALIIGMGPQRAYNGTTGTNPTQARYDACRDGFLAAIGSDPRCVWVDISPAGYAVYADTAANAQYIGQDGVHPTDAGMRFYAQREANAIIGTLKAKYGL from the coding sequence ATGGTCCGCTTTCTCGGCACCCAGGCGGTCGGCGGTGGTCAGGTTCCCGGCTTCGTCCCGCCCCCGATCCCGACTTTCCCGGCCGCTGTCCTGGCGAGGGCGCAACGGATCATTTCTACTGCGGGCACTATCACTCCAATCGATCAGGTGGCAGCCATCCCGATCACCGTGACGCCGGGGGCGTCGGCTGGAAATTCGCTGCTTGATCCAAGCATAACCTTCGGCTCTGACGGAAAGTACAACGTCCAGGACGCGACACGCTTCGAGCAGATCGCTGGGTTGCTGGCTATCTCCAGCGGCAACACGCGCACCGGTCAGGGGCGTATCAGCAACGTCACGACCGGGACGCGCGGCTCGACCTTCGGGAATGGCGTCCGCTTCCGCTATGCCGGGAAGAGGTTCGAGTTTTTCAGCAGCGGTTCGGGGAAGGCCATCGTGTACCTGACCAACCCGGCTACCGGCGTCCGGGAGCGCGGTCGCTCGCTCGATTTCACGACGGGCACGAACGTCTTCGTCATGGTCGACCTCGGCAGTTATGCTGACCGCATTATTGAGGTGGCTCAGTCCGGGTCTAATGTCTGGCGTGGGTTCGTACCGGAAAGTGGGTATGATTTCACCCTTCCGCCTGCACGACCCAGCAAGCCCTCCATCGTCCTGATCGGTGACAGCTGGTATGCCGGAACGCTCTCCGCTCCCTCTGGCCAGTCTATTGCGGACACCGGCGTCAAGATCGGCGTAGGTTCGATGCTTGGTGCCTATCTGGGTGACGAAAACGCCTGGATTTCCTCGACCGGCGGTACGGGACACCTTTTCGGATCGCCCGCCTTTCGAGGAACAAGTGGAGCCACGGCGGGCGGCTACCGCGACCGTGTTAACCCCACCGTCGCGGCGGTCGGTGATATCGACGTGTCGCTTGTCGGCGCGCGCGATGCGATCATCATCCGCAACAGCCTCAACGACAACGAGCAGTCGGGCAATACCAACAAGCCGACCGATGCCGAAGAGCGCGAGGAAACTCGCCTCGCAACGCAGGCGGCCATGGCAAAGCAGCCAAACGCATTGATCATCGGGATGGGGCCGCAGCGTGCCTACAACGGCACGACGGGGACCAATCCGACCCAGGCGCGATATGATGCCTGTCGCGACGGCTTCCTGGCGGCGATCGGAAGCGACCCCCGTTGCGTCTGGGTCGATATCAGCCCTGCGGGCTACGCTGTCTACGCTGATACGGCTGCGAACGCACAGTATATTGGCCAGGATGGCGTCCACCCCACGGACGCGGGGATGCGCTTCTATGCACAACGGGAGGCCAATGCGATAATCGGCACCCTGAAAGCGAAGTACGGCCTGTGA
- a CDS encoding phage tail protein I: protein MNSLLPPNATRLERALEAGVCLPAEIDAAALADVVANPMTAPAFLLPWLAWGESVDTWDADWSEADKRATIAASIAQHRIKGTRASVEMVLARFDQLARLVEWHQASPHRPAHTFDVIVPMVLPDGTAPGGRRSSAAFADAIIREIARVKPLREHMRLVQEIAVAGAIGITGVARAVTYTRADADVVIDQSPDWAAYLQTEDGEPLQSNDGTFLDTRL from the coding sequence ATGAATAGCCTGCTCCCCCCCAATGCCACCCGTCTGGAACGGGCACTGGAGGCGGGCGTGTGTCTGCCTGCCGAAATCGACGCGGCCGCCCTGGCCGATGTGGTCGCCAACCCGATGACCGCACCGGCTTTTCTGCTCCCCTGGCTGGCCTGGGGCGAGTCGGTGGATACATGGGACGCCGACTGGTCGGAGGCGGACAAGCGCGCCACGATCGCCGCGTCGATCGCGCAACACCGGATCAAGGGCACCCGCGCCTCGGTTGAAATGGTGCTCGCCCGTTTCGACCAGCTTGCCCGCCTGGTCGAATGGCATCAGGCGTCGCCGCACCGCCCCGCCCACACCTTTGACGTGATCGTGCCGATGGTCCTGCCCGATGGCACCGCCCCCGGCGGGCGCCGATCGTCGGCGGCATTCGCCGATGCGATCATCCGCGAGATCGCGCGGGTCAAGCCGCTGCGCGAACATATGCGCCTGGTCCAGGAAATTGCCGTGGCGGGCGCGATCGGCATCACCGGCGTCGCCCGCGCGGTCACTTACACCCGTGCCGATGCCGATGTCGTCATCGACCAGTCGCCCGATTGGGCCGCTTACCTCCAGACCGAGGATGGCGAGCCCCTCCAGTCGAACGACGGCACCTTTCTGGACACCCGCCTATGA
- the gpM gene encoding phage terminase small subunit, whose amino-acid sequence MSLARQTRDHVLSLIAAASASAPAGGGLTPALHREEQPLYTPAIEIAAKQISLRLTHDLRRLKDIKSRPLKIAAKREMIPEYRAWIDGELAAGEAVERGQIAASPAIEVLPTVMVWAIDTDNWPLVLRLAAHVLRHDVPLPARYERDAATLILEEVAEAALRAQNAGQSFPLDVLQEVEALVDGIDMHDQPRAKMLKAIGTELIRASEIHAEGTADRAQAAAQAIEPLRQAFALDPRIGVKTVIQRLEKVIAKTAPDALQTDLDRIRIEALALGVSDADFAIWLQTVDAATDSRPIDLIADGKADSVIDALKAAAQGGNS is encoded by the coding sequence ATGAGCCTCGCTCGTCAGACCCGCGACCATGTGTTGTCGCTTATCGCTGCCGCCAGTGCGTCCGCTCCTGCTGGTGGCGGGCTCACCCCCGCCCTGCACCGCGAAGAACAGCCCCTCTACACCCCGGCCATCGAAATTGCAGCCAAGCAGATCAGCTTGCGCCTGACCCACGACCTGCGCCGCCTGAAGGACATCAAGTCCCGCCCGCTGAAGATCGCCGCCAAGCGCGAGATGATCCCCGAATATCGCGCCTGGATCGATGGCGAGCTGGCCGCCGGGGAAGCCGTCGAGCGCGGCCAGATCGCGGCCTCGCCCGCGATCGAGGTCCTGCCGACCGTCATGGTCTGGGCGATCGACACCGACAATTGGCCGCTGGTCCTGCGCCTGGCCGCCCATGTCCTGCGCCACGACGTACCCCTTCCCGCCCGCTACGAGCGCGACGCCGCCACCCTCATCCTGGAGGAAGTCGCCGAGGCGGCGCTGCGCGCCCAGAATGCGGGCCAGAGCTTCCCGCTCGACGTGCTGCAAGAGGTCGAGGCTCTGGTCGACGGCATCGACATGCACGACCAGCCGCGCGCCAAGATGCTGAAGGCGATCGGCACCGAGCTGATCCGCGCCAGCGAGATCCACGCCGAGGGCACCGCCGATCGCGCCCAGGCCGCCGCCCAGGCGATCGAGCCGCTGCGCCAGGCCTTCGCGCTCGACCCGCGCATCGGCGTCAAGACCGTCATCCAACGGCTGGAAAAGGTCATCGCCAAGACCGCGCCTGACGCGCTCCAGACCGATCTGGATCGCATCCGCATCGAAGCGCTTGCCCTGGGCGTATCGGACGCGGACTTCGCGATCTGGCTCCAGACGGTCGACGCCGCGACCGATAGCCGCCCGATCGACCTGATCGCCGACGGCAAGGCCGACAGCGTGATCGATGCCCTCAAGGCCGCTGCCCAGGGCGGCAATTCCTGA